A single region of the Plantactinospora soyae genome encodes:
- the trpC gene encoding indole-3-glycerol phosphate synthase TrpC → MLDEILAGVREDVERRQLLVPLEQIKQLAAAAVPPRDAYAALRRPGVGVIAEVKRSSPSKGQLAEIADPADLAGDYAAGGARCISVLTEGRWFGGSLDDLAAVRSAVDIPVLRKDFVVSSYQVHEARAHGADLVLLIVAALEQNVLVGLLERIESLGMTALVEVHDEEEADRALEAGARVIGVNARNLRTLEVDRSVFERIAPGLPNSVVKIAESGVRGPHDLIRYASAGADAVLVGEGLVTQKSPREAVAELVNAGNHPATPRPVR, encoded by the coding sequence GTGCTCGACGAGATCCTCGCCGGAGTCCGGGAGGACGTCGAGCGTCGACAGCTCCTGGTTCCGCTGGAGCAGATCAAGCAACTCGCGGCGGCGGCGGTACCGCCCCGCGACGCCTACGCGGCCCTACGCCGGCCCGGCGTCGGGGTGATCGCCGAGGTCAAGCGCTCCTCGCCGTCCAAGGGGCAGCTGGCCGAGATCGCCGATCCGGCCGATCTGGCCGGGGACTACGCCGCCGGCGGTGCGCGCTGCATCAGCGTACTGACCGAGGGGCGCTGGTTCGGTGGGTCGCTGGACGACCTGGCGGCGGTCCGTTCGGCGGTGGACATTCCCGTACTCCGCAAGGACTTCGTCGTCTCCAGCTACCAGGTGCACGAGGCCCGGGCGCACGGAGCCGACCTCGTCCTGCTGATCGTCGCCGCGCTGGAACAGAACGTGCTGGTCGGCCTGCTCGAACGGATCGAGTCGCTGGGCATGACCGCGCTGGTCGAGGTGCACGACGAGGAGGAGGCGGACCGGGCACTGGAGGCCGGCGCCCGGGTGATCGGGGTGAACGCCCGCAACCTGCGCACCCTCGAGGTCGACCGGTCGGTCTTCGAACGGATCGCACCCGGCCTGCCGAACAGCGTCGTCAAGATCGCCGAGTCCGGCGTACGCGGTCCGCACGACCTGATCAGGTACGCCTCGGCCGGTGCCGACGCGGTACTGGTCGGCGAGGGCCTGGTGACCCAGAAGAGTCCGCGCGAGGCGGTGGCCGAGTTGGTCAACGCCGGCAACCACCCCGCCACCCCCCGCCCCGTCCGATGA
- a CDS encoding Trp biosynthesis-associated membrane protein gives MSDAGEPSPAGRRVLAYTVLGCLLGAGLAVFAATRTWAVEVAARPAPLPATRTVHSGADLLPWLPALALVGLAGAGAVLGTRGLGRRLVGGLLAAVGAGVAIGGAYGGFGTDQGDIRLTWPLLCVLGGLLTMVAGGVTTARGAAWPVMGARYERAPRRSEPEPNPVADESRLDGRRTRAAWDALDRGEDPTVG, from the coding sequence GTGAGCGACGCCGGGGAGCCGTCGCCGGCCGGTCGCCGCGTCCTGGCGTACACCGTGCTCGGGTGCCTGCTCGGTGCGGGCCTGGCGGTCTTCGCGGCGACCCGGACCTGGGCGGTCGAGGTGGCCGCCCGACCGGCACCACTGCCGGCCACCCGGACGGTGCACAGCGGTGCCGACCTGCTGCCCTGGCTGCCGGCGCTCGCCCTGGTCGGGCTGGCCGGAGCCGGCGCGGTGCTCGGCACCCGAGGGCTCGGGCGGCGGCTGGTCGGTGGGCTGCTGGCGGCGGTCGGGGCCGGTGTCGCGATCGGCGGGGCGTACGGCGGCTTCGGCACCGACCAGGGCGACATCCGGCTCACCTGGCCGCTGCTCTGTGTGCTCGGTGGCCTGCTGACGATGGTGGCCGGCGGGGTCACCACCGCGCGCGGGGCGGCCTGGCCGGTGATGGGTGCGCGCTACGAGCGGGCGCCACGCCGAAGCGAGCCCGAACCGAACCCGGTGGCCGACGAGAGCCGGCTCGACGGTCGACGGACCAGGGCGGCGTGGGACGCGCTGGACCGGGGTGAGGATCCGACGGTCGGCTGA